The sequence AGGTTTCAAGTTGCAGGTTTCAAGTTAAAAAACCCGATACTTTTGCCTGGAACCTGGAAAGGGAAAAGACGGTTTCAGGTTTCGAGTTTCAGGTTTCAGGCAAGAGAAACCGGATTCTTTTACCTGGAACCTGGAACTTGGAACATGAAACCTCGCTTTTTTATCCATACCACCGGCTGCAGGGCCAATCAGTGGGATTCTTCCGTGATCGCGGGGAACCTTGAGAGGGCGGGTTACACGCCAGCCGGCGTCAACCAGGCCGAACTCGTGGTGATCAACGCCTGTACGGTCACGG comes from Syntrophorhabdus sp. and encodes:
- a CDS encoding tRNA (N6-isopentenyl adenosine(37)-C2)-methylthiotransferase MiaB, with the translated sequence MKPRFFIHTTGCRANQWDSSVIAGNLERAGYTPAGVNQAELVVINACTVT